In Pristis pectinata isolate sPriPec2 chromosome 19, sPriPec2.1.pri, whole genome shotgun sequence, the following proteins share a genomic window:
- the LOC127580508 gene encoding coiled-coil domain-containing protein 71L-like, translating into MEVCAAAEERVVYSRSQMVFAGTKALEDALRIFMPKCNDFHNSELELWDFLCSMREEGFSPVILRSKDVYGYSSCRSMVPEAEPTAEIKSTAERAPRSRRRRQRKAGTNAGEPVTKKTKSCLTKTSPSQVMSRVLRRNLSRKAAAAFRLTTFPTIKVEDSSSDESVSKARQRAQKILKVNLSPVIRLRPVRVA; encoded by the coding sequence ATGGAAGTATGCGCTGCTGCCGAGGAGCGAGTGGTCTACTCCAGATCGCAGATGGTGTTCGCGGgaacaaaggcgctggaggatgCGCTCAGGATCTTCATGCCGAAGTGCAACGACTTTCACAACTCGGAGCTGGAGCTGTGGGACTTCCTGTGCAGCATGAGGGAGGAAGGTTTCTCTCCGGTCATCCTGCGCAGTAAGGATGTGTACGGGTATTCTTCATGCCGCTCCATGGTACCTGAAGCAGAACCCACGGCTGAAATTAAATCTACCGCCGAGAGGGCGCCCAGGAGTCGGCGGAGGAGACAAAGGAAAGCGGGAACCAATGCGGGGGAGCCCGTCACCAAGAAAACCAAAAGCTGCCTCACAAAGACTTCTCCTTCGCAGGTTATGAGCAGGGTTTTACGACGCAACTTATCCAGGAAAGCCGCTGCTGCGTTCAGGCTAACTACCTTTCCAACCATAAAAGTAGAAGATTCATCTTCCGATGAAAGTGTTTCCAAAGCACGCCAAAGGGCTCAAAAAATTCTTAAAGTAAACTTGTCCCCCGTGATCCGATTAAGACCTGTGAGAGTGGCGTGA